Proteins encoded within one genomic window of Formosa agariphila KMM 3901:
- a CDS encoding nuclear transport factor 2 family protein, whose protein sequence is MMYFKQFVVAIIICFGSINNIQAQNKDAEKNIIANLDAWHKAASEAQFNTYFNLMTSDAVFIGTDASENWRLEDFKAYSKPHFDAGKAWSFSALERHIYIGNDSIAWFDELLNTQMGVCRGSGVMRFEDGTWKVAHYVLSATIPNEKMNAVVPLKALEDAKIIKSFTD, encoded by the coding sequence ATGATGTACTTTAAACAGTTTGTTGTTGCTATAATTATATGTTTTGGAAGTATTAATAATATACAAGCCCAAAATAAAGATGCTGAAAAAAATATAATCGCTAATCTGGATGCTTGGCATAAAGCTGCCTCTGAAGCCCAATTTAATACGTATTTTAATTTAATGACTTCAGATGCTGTATTTATTGGTACAGATGCTTCAGAAAATTGGAGACTTGAAGATTTTAAGGCATATAGTAAACCTCATTTTGATGCTGGTAAAGCGTGGAGTTTTTCGGCTTTAGAGCGTCATATTTATATTGGTAACGACTCGATAGCTTGGTTCGATGAATTATTAAATACCCAAATGGGAGTTTGTAGAGGTTCTGGTGTAATGAGATTTGAGGATGGAACATGGAAAGTGGCTCATTATGTATTGTCTGCTACAATTCCTAACGAAAAAATGAATGCTGTTGTGCCTTTAAAAGCGCTTGAAGATGCCAAAATTATTAAATCGTTTACCGATTAA
- a CDS encoding BamA/TamA family outer membrane protein encodes MKYFSFIFILFFLSFSLYAQDSEVELEEKSKADKKVKTVVIPTITYNNSFGTMFGAMASGFYKLKATDTISPISKSMFIGTYSTNKTWMAIMPNTFYLNEDKQRLKFVLGVGSVNFQTYVDWGDYLEFLPDDIFNAINPEGEFVGYNNSFQFAFAEFVTEVYKKIYVGGHLLYSHNLTDFDVPLKEDEENNLFGFGLASVYDTRDNQMRPLNGMNAKLNTMHFLTSLGSTANYSNINMEYNKYYPMQETNTLLLRGYAQIAIGDVPFSGQNVVGRDDLRGYSNGKFRADQVYDVQTEYRHALNKKWGYVAFAGVATAINTASDISLDNTLPAIGAGLRYLAIPKANINIGFDAAIGRDDWGVYFRIGEAFTR; translated from the coding sequence ATGAAATACTTTTCTTTTATTTTCATTCTATTTTTTCTGTCATTCTCATTGTATGCACAAGATTCTGAAGTTGAATTAGAAGAAAAATCTAAGGCAGATAAAAAAGTTAAGACTGTAGTTATTCCTACCATTACATATAATAATAGTTTCGGAACTATGTTTGGAGCTATGGCATCTGGTTTTTATAAATTGAAAGCCACCGACACGATTTCTCCAATCTCGAAATCTATGTTTATTGGTACTTATAGTACAAATAAAACCTGGATGGCCATTATGCCAAATACCTTTTATTTAAATGAAGATAAACAGCGTTTAAAATTTGTATTGGGAGTGGGATCTGTAAATTTTCAAACTTATGTAGATTGGGGTGACTATTTAGAATTTTTACCAGATGATATTTTTAATGCTATAAATCCTGAAGGTGAATTTGTAGGGTATAATAATTCGTTTCAGTTTGCTTTTGCTGAGTTTGTCACCGAAGTTTATAAAAAAATATATGTAGGAGGGCATTTATTGTATTCTCATAATCTTACAGATTTTGATGTGCCCTTAAAAGAAGATGAAGAAAATAATCTATTTGGTTTTGGTTTAGCATCGGTTTACGATACTCGAGATAACCAAATGCGACCCTTAAACGGGATGAATGCAAAACTGAATACCATGCATTTTCTAACAAGTTTAGGAAGTACTGCTAATTATTCTAATATTAACATGGAGTATAATAAGTATTACCCTATGCAGGAAACAAATACATTATTGTTAAGAGGGTATGCGCAAATTGCAATTGGAGATGTACCATTTTCTGGTCAGAATGTTGTTGGTCGCGACGATTTAAGAGGGTATTCTAACGGAAAATTTAGAGCAGATCAAGTTTACGATGTGCAAACCGAGTACAGACATGCTCTAAATAAAAAGTGGGGTTATGTTGCTTTTGCTGGTGTTGCGACTGCCATAAATACGGCTAGCGATATAAGTTTAGATAATACATTGCCTGCAATAGGCGCAGGGTTACGTTACTTGGCCATACCAAAAGCGAATATTAATATTGGCTTCGATGCTGCAATTGGTCGAGACGATTGGGGTGTGTATTTTAGAATTGGTGAAGCATTTACAAGATAG
- a CDS encoding CBS domain-containing protein: MGIKSFVGSRKRQSLEVENVAVRVSDYMSRELITFKPEQTVEDVIDKLITHKISGGPVVNDNFELIGIISEGDCLKQISDSRYYNMPMEQHKVETRMIRDVETIDGNMNIFDAANKFLESKRRRFPIVIDGKLAGQISQKDILKAALTLKGHNWK; this comes from the coding sequence ATGGGTATTAAAAGTTTTGTAGGGTCTCGAAAGAGGCAGAGTCTAGAAGTGGAAAACGTAGCAGTTCGGGTGAGTGATTACATGAGCCGTGAATTAATTACATTTAAACCAGAGCAAACAGTAGAAGATGTAATTGATAAATTAATTACACATAAGATTTCTGGAGGTCCAGTAGTTAATGACAATTTTGAATTAATTGGAATTATATCTGAAGGAGATTGTTTGAAACAAATTAGTGATAGCAGATATTACAACATGCCAATGGAGCAACACAAAGTGGAAACACGAATGATTAGAGATGTTGAAACCATAGATGGTAATATGAATATTTTTGATGCTGCTAACAAGTTTTTAGAATCTAAACGTCGTCGTTTTCCAATCGTAATAGATGGTAAATTAGCTGGGCAAATTAGTCAAAAAGATATTTTAAAAGCTGCACTTACATTAAAAGGGCATAATTGGAAATAA
- a CDS encoding single-stranded DNA-binding protein — translation MSTLRNKVQLIGNLGNDPEIINLESGNTLAKFTLATNESYRNKAGEKVTDTQWHYIVAWGKTAKVVENYLTKGKEVALEGKLTSKSYDTKQGEKRFITEVVCNEIVMLSK, via the coding sequence ATGAGCACACTTAGAAACAAAGTACAGTTGATTGGTAATTTAGGAAATGACCCAGAAATTATTAATTTAGAATCCGGGAACACGCTGGCAAAATTTACTCTAGCCACAAATGAAAGTTATAGAAATAAGGCTGGTGAAAAAGTCACCGATACGCAATGGCATTATATTGTAGCTTGGGGCAAAACCGCTAAAGTTGTAGAGAATTATTTAACCAAAGGAAAAGAAGTGGCCTTAGAAGGAAAGCTAACCTCTAAAAGTTACGATACTAAACAAGGAGAAAAACGATTTATTACAGAAGTTGTTTGTAACGAAATCGTGATGTTAAGTAAATAA
- a CDS encoding phosphoenolpyruvate carboxylase, protein MSVQPKLTRFNQNVLSKYQIYNSIFMTLPFDSITKTGVLLPLFHETCEKGFQNGDNPTTIVESFFEKYQARRSDESQMNLLFRFIQYIERQVVLFDAIEDAAFPVVNNMDGIGTLRSLKETASSENRTELLKQYLEEFKVRIVLTAHPTQFYPGSVLGIITDLTKAIQENDLLLINDLLAQLGKTPFFKHTKPSPYDEAISLIWYLENVFYYSFGSIYDYIQQNIFDNKEIDNDILNIGFWPGGDRDGNPFVTPEITLKVSERLKQAVLKNYYRDARRLKRRLTFVGVEERISSIEEKLYRHMINVTDNTIITVDELKSELEAIKSILEEKHQSLYATEVKSFINKIKLFGFHFASLDIRQDSRAHDQVFTDMVDTLIASGSDIFPKNYNELSEAEQVAILSKVEGAVDMSIFQGEDVLKTLNSMVAIKHIQETNGELAANRYIISNNQTTLNVMQLFAMLKLVAFHDKLTVDIGPLFETITDLENAHLVMEELYTNPAYSAHLKSRGNKQTIMLGFSDGTKDGGYLMANWAIFKAKERLTEISRKYDVTVLFFDGRGGPPARGGGKTHQFYASLGPTIEDKEVQLTVQGQTISSNFGTLDSSQYNLEQLISSGIYNRLNDTNTAMTSDCREVMDDLAEISYNTYVDFKNHPMFVPYLERMSTLKYYAKTNIGSRPSKRGKAEGLVFEDLRAIPFVGSWSQLKQNVPGFFGVGTALKKYDEAGEFDKVKALYNSSSFFKTLIENSMMSLSKSFFDLTKYMAEDPEFGEFWEIIHAEYLLTKRLLLQLTGYEKLMQEEPAGKASIEIRESMVLPLLTIQQFALRKIQELEKAEVRDEEQIKIYESLVTRSLFGNINASRNSA, encoded by the coding sequence ATGTCAGTACAACCTAAATTAACCAGATTTAATCAAAATGTATTATCTAAGTATCAGATATACAATAGTATTTTCATGACGTTACCGTTTGATTCAATTACGAAAACGGGAGTGTTATTACCTCTTTTTCATGAAACTTGTGAGAAAGGTTTTCAGAATGGTGATAATCCCACAACGATTGTTGAGTCGTTTTTTGAAAAATATCAAGCCAGACGTTCAGATGAAAGTCAAATGAATTTATTATTCAGATTCATTCAGTATATAGAAAGACAAGTTGTATTATTTGATGCTATTGAAGATGCAGCCTTCCCAGTTGTTAATAATATGGACGGGATTGGAACACTCCGTAGTTTAAAAGAAACAGCGAGTTCAGAAAACCGAACAGAACTTTTAAAACAATATCTTGAAGAGTTTAAAGTACGTATTGTACTTACTGCTCACCCAACACAGTTTTACCCAGGTTCTGTATTAGGAATTATTACCGATTTAACAAAAGCAATCCAAGAAAACGATTTGTTGTTAATAAACGATTTGTTAGCACAGTTAGGAAAAACACCGTTTTTTAAACATACTAAACCATCACCTTACGATGAAGCCATTAGCTTAATATGGTATTTAGAAAATGTGTTTTATTATTCTTTTGGATCTATTTACGATTATATTCAGCAAAATATATTCGACAATAAAGAAATAGATAACGATATTTTAAATATAGGATTTTGGCCAGGAGGAGACCGTGACGGAAACCCTTTTGTAACACCAGAAATTACACTTAAAGTGTCTGAGCGTTTAAAGCAAGCCGTATTAAAAAATTATTACCGTGATGCCCGTCGATTAAAACGTCGATTAACATTTGTTGGTGTTGAAGAACGTATTTCTTCTATAGAAGAAAAACTATACAGACACATGATAAATGTAACAGACAATACAATTATTACTGTAGACGAGCTTAAATCGGAATTAGAAGCAATTAAATCAATCTTAGAAGAGAAGCACCAATCTCTATATGCTACAGAAGTTAAGAGCTTTATTAACAAGATAAAATTATTCGGATTCCACTTTGCATCTTTAGATATCAGGCAAGATAGTCGTGCACACGATCAAGTGTTCACAGATATGGTAGATACATTAATTGCTTCTGGAAGCGATATTTTTCCGAAGAATTACAACGAATTATCTGAAGCAGAACAAGTCGCAATTTTATCTAAAGTTGAGGGCGCTGTAGATATGTCTATTTTCCAAGGGGAAGATGTCTTGAAAACGCTAAATTCTATGGTAGCGATAAAGCATATCCAAGAAACGAATGGAGAGCTTGCTGCTAACCGTTACATTATTAGTAACAACCAAACAACGTTAAACGTTATGCAGTTGTTTGCCATGTTAAAGCTTGTGGCTTTCCATGATAAGTTAACAGTAGATATCGGTCCATTATTTGAAACGATTACAGATTTAGAAAATGCGCATTTAGTAATGGAAGAGTTATATACAAATCCAGCGTACAGTGCACACTTAAAATCTAGAGGAAATAAACAAACCATTATGTTAGGGTTCTCAGACGGAACTAAAGATGGTGGATACTTAATGGCAAACTGGGCTATTTTTAAAGCAAAAGAACGTTTAACAGAAATATCTAGAAAATATGATGTAACCGTATTGTTCTTTGATGGACGTGGTGGACCTCCTGCACGTGGTGGTGGAAAAACACACCAGTTTTATGCATCTCTAGGGCCAACAATCGAAGATAAAGAAGTTCAACTTACTGTTCAAGGACAAACTATCAGTTCTAATTTTGGAACTTTAGATTCCTCTCAATATAATTTAGAACAATTAATTAGTTCAGGAATTTATAATCGCTTAAACGATACAAATACAGCAATGACGTCTGACTGTAGAGAAGTTATGGACGATTTAGCCGAAATTAGTTATAATACTTATGTAGACTTTAAGAATCACCCCATGTTTGTGCCTTATTTAGAACGTATGAGTACGTTAAAATATTACGCCAAAACAAATATTGGTAGCCGACCTTCTAAACGAGGTAAAGCAGAGGGATTAGTTTTTGAAGATTTAAGAGCCATTCCATTTGTTGGATCTTGGAGTCAGTTAAAACAAAATGTTCCTGGATTTTTTGGTGTAGGTACAGCATTAAAGAAATACGACGAAGCAGGTGAATTTGATAAAGTAAAAGCACTTTATAATTCTTCTAGTTTCTTTAAAACATTAATAGAAAACAGTATGATGTCTTTATCTAAATCGTTCTTCGATTTAACTAAATACATGGCAGAAGATCCTGAGTTTGGAGAATTCTGGGAAATTATTCATGCTGAATATTTACTAACTAAACGTTTATTATTACAGCTTACTGGATATGAAAAACTAATGCAAGAAGAGCCAGCAGGTAAGGCTTCTATTGAAATTAGAGAATCTATGGTATTGCCTTTATTAACCATTCAGCAGTTCGCTTTAAGAAAAATTCAAGAGTTAGAAAAAGCAGAAGTAAGAGACGAAGAGCAAATTAAAATTTACGAAAGTTTAGTAACACGTTCTTTATTTGGAAATATTAATGCAAGTAGAAACTCGGCTTAA
- a CDS encoding ferritin — protein MLSKKIEEVLNKQIRIEAESSQIYLAMACWAEVKGLEGISNFMYKQSDEEREHMLKLVKFINERGGHAFISELKAPNVTFTSFKEMFEMLFKHEVFVSESINELVHISLEQKDYATHNFLQWYVSEQIEEEAMARTILDKINLIGDDKGGLYLFDRDINQLTVSTASTISPE, from the coding sequence ATGTTATCAAAAAAAATAGAAGAAGTACTAAATAAGCAAATACGAATTGAAGCAGAATCTTCTCAAATATATTTAGCCATGGCTTGTTGGGCTGAAGTAAAAGGTTTAGAAGGAATATCTAATTTTATGTATAAGCAGTCTGATGAAGAGCGCGAACACATGCTAAAATTAGTCAAGTTTATTAACGAACGTGGTGGACACGCGTTTATCTCAGAACTGAAAGCACCTAATGTAACCTTCACATCATTTAAAGAAATGTTCGAAATGTTATTTAAGCATGAAGTTTTTGTAAGTGAAAGTATCAACGAACTTGTGCACATCTCTTTAGAACAAAAAGATTACGCAACTCACAACTTCTTACAATGGTATGTGTCTGAACAAATTGAGGAAGAAGCAATGGCTAGAACCATTTTAGATAAGATTAACTTAATTGGCGACGATAAAGGTGGTTTATATTTATTCGATAGAGATATAAATCAATTAACTGTAAGTACAGCCTCGACTATTAGTCCTGAGTAA
- a CDS encoding DMT family transporter: MTKPRIALVVGIICISIFPVLVRLSLTPGLISAFYRMAIASAIILPYVLITKQLKIPSTKMLLLASLCGVVFGLDVGVWNIAIQESTATQATLLTNLSPVWVGIGAFLFLKDKPRRNFWIGTIIAIIGMVTLVGFQFFINLDFDIAFFFAILSGMLYAVYMLTSKFVLEETDVLTFMTISVVSSAIALGIISFAMGEPFSGFSSMGWLVLVIQGLVCQLLAWLLISFATKHMRATRVSVSLLGQAILASILAWVFLDETITLQMVIGGIILLFGIRITFYTKQISLFRMPKKAKY; this comes from the coding sequence ATGACAAAACCTAGAATTGCTCTCGTTGTAGGCATCATTTGTATTTCTATTTTCCCTGTTTTAGTGCGTTTAAGTTTAACTCCTGGGTTAATCTCTGCGTTTTATAGAATGGCCATTGCTTCAGCAATTATCTTGCCTTATGTTTTAATTACTAAACAGCTAAAAATTCCGTCTACCAAAATGCTATTATTAGCATCGCTCTGTGGTGTAGTTTTTGGCTTAGATGTGGGTGTTTGGAATATTGCTATTCAAGAATCAACGGCCACACAAGCAACACTTCTTACAAACTTATCGCCTGTTTGGGTAGGCATTGGAGCCTTTTTATTTTTGAAAGACAAACCCAGACGTAATTTTTGGATTGGAACAATAATCGCTATAATTGGAATGGTAACCTTAGTGGGCTTTCAATTTTTTATTAATCTCGATTTCGATATCGCCTTCTTTTTTGCTATCCTGTCAGGTATGCTGTATGCCGTATATATGCTAACCAGTAAGTTTGTTTTAGAAGAAACCGATGTATTAACGTTTATGACTATTAGTGTGGTGTCCTCTGCAATTGCATTAGGAATAATTAGTTTTGCTATGGGAGAACCTTTTTCTGGTTTTTCTAGTATGGGTTGGTTAGTTTTAGTGATTCAAGGCTTAGTGTGTCAACTTCTTGCTTGGTTACTTATTAGTTTCGCGACAAAGCATATGCGAGCAACTAGAGTATCGGTTAGTTTATTAGGTCAAGCCATTTTGGCTTCAATTTTAGCTTGGGTTTTTCTAGATGAAACCATTACACTACAGATGGTAATTGGCGGTATTATTTTACTATTTGGAATTCGTATAACCTTTTACACCAAGCAAATCAGCTTATTTAGAATGCCTAAAAAAGCAAAATATTAA
- a CDS encoding histone deacetylase family protein, with protein MLKIAYHPYYNHPLKKGHRFPMEKYELLQLQLVYEGTCTAENFFEPELLQNHKQILEVHDAEYFYDLLNLTLNHQAALKIGFLLSKRLIAREICIASGTIQATAYALQYGIAMNIAGGTHHAYSNRGEGFCMLNDQAIAAKHLLDKNLAKRILIVDLDVHQGNGTAEIFRDEPRVFTFSMHAKNNYPFEKEHSDLDIELEDNTNDSTYLKILRQTLPKLITEHRPDFIFYLCGVDVIASDKLGKLALTTEGCKTRDRFVLETCKHHAIPVMCSMGGGYSPEIKTIVEAHTNTFRLAQELYF; from the coding sequence ATGCTAAAGATTGCTTATCATCCGTATTACAATCATCCACTAAAAAAAGGGCATCGTTTTCCTATGGAAAAATATGAACTTTTACAATTGCAGTTAGTGTATGAAGGGACGTGTACAGCAGAAAATTTCTTTGAACCAGAACTATTGCAAAATCACAAGCAAATCTTAGAGGTTCATGATGCGGAATATTTTTACGATTTATTAAACCTAACACTCAATCATCAGGCTGCGCTTAAAATTGGTTTTTTATTAAGCAAACGTTTAATAGCACGTGAAATTTGTATTGCCTCGGGTACAATACAAGCCACAGCATATGCATTACAATATGGTATTGCCATGAACATTGCTGGAGGTACACATCACGCCTACTCGAATCGAGGCGAAGGCTTTTGCATGCTAAACGACCAAGCTATTGCTGCCAAACACTTATTGGACAAAAATTTAGCTAAACGTATATTAATTGTAGATTTAGATGTGCATCAAGGTAACGGAACTGCAGAAATTTTTCGAGACGAACCCCGTGTATTTACTTTTTCTATGCATGCCAAAAACAATTATCCGTTTGAGAAGGAACACAGCGATTTGGATATTGAATTAGAAGATAACACAAATGATTCTACCTATTTAAAAATTCTAAGACAAACGTTACCCAAACTGATTACTGAGCATCGACCAGATTTCATTTTTTATTTGTGTGGCGTAGATGTTATAGCTTCAGATAAATTAGGAAAACTAGCACTTACAACTGAAGGCTGTAAAACACGAGACCGCTTTGTATTAGAAACCTGTAAACACCATGCAATTCCTGTTATGTGTAGTATGGGTGGCGGATATTCGCCAGAAATTAAAACAATAGTAGAAGCACATACCAACACGTTTAGACTAGCGCAGGAACTTTATTTTTAG
- a CDS encoding Tex family protein, producing the protein MSILQYIISQTRLPETAIKNTLKLLQEDCTIPFISRYRKELTGNLDEVQIADIVKYKEVFETLEKRKITILKALEDQAVLTSELQKKIESTTDLITLEDIYLPFKKSRKTKAEKARQLGLEPLAKIIMSQNANDVESIAFKYVKGDVVSVEDALEGARHIIAEWINERSEIRNNIRYQLERYATISTKVVKTKADASTSLSTNEKAQKYKDYFDWTEALSRIPSHRLLAILRAEKEGFIRVKIAIDDEAALNKMEDRIIRSNNACSTEIATAIKDAYKRLLLPALTNEALQKAKDKADESAIQVFAKNLKQLLLGSPLGQKRVLAIDPGFRTGCKIVCLDAQGDLKYNETIYPHPPKNDAAGAIKKISTMVEAYKIEAIAIGNGTASRETETLIRRIHFKTDIQVFVVSEAGASIYSASKIARDEFPNYDVTVRGSVSIGRRLQDPLAELVKIDAKSIGVGQYQHDVDQSKLKSSLDLVVENCVNSVGVNVNTASTSLLSYVSGIGPKLAENIVNYRTEHGAFSTRTAIKKVPRLGDKAFEQGAGFLRIKDAKNPLDDSAVHPERYALIQNMAKDSGKSISELIGNSALLQKINLKKYCSETVGLPTLQDIIKELEKPGLDIRQQAKVFTFNQDIKTIADVSEGQLLPGIVNNITNFGCFVDIGIKESGLIHISNLADAFVSDVSEHVSLHQQIIVKVLEVDVSRKRIQLKLHK; encoded by the coding sequence ATGTCTATTTTACAATACATCATCTCCCAAACCCGACTTCCTGAAACTGCTATAAAAAACACTTTAAAACTGTTACAAGAAGATTGTACCATTCCGTTTATTTCGCGTTATAGAAAAGAACTCACCGGGAATTTAGATGAAGTACAAATTGCAGATATTGTAAAATATAAAGAGGTTTTCGAAACACTCGAAAAACGAAAAATAACCATTCTAAAAGCGCTTGAAGACCAAGCCGTTTTAACGTCTGAACTTCAGAAAAAAATTGAATCGACTACCGATTTAATTACACTCGAAGATATCTATCTACCATTCAAAAAAAGCAGAAAAACCAAAGCTGAAAAAGCAAGACAATTGGGCTTAGAACCTTTGGCTAAAATTATCATGAGCCAGAATGCGAACGATGTGGAATCTATCGCATTTAAGTATGTAAAAGGTGATGTAGTTTCTGTAGAAGATGCTCTGGAAGGCGCACGTCATATTATTGCTGAATGGATTAATGAACGTAGCGAAATTAGAAATAATATTCGTTATCAACTAGAACGCTATGCAACCATTTCAACGAAAGTTGTAAAAACAAAGGCTGATGCCTCGACTTCGCTCAGCACAAATGAAAAAGCTCAAAAGTATAAAGACTATTTTGACTGGACCGAAGCCTTAAGCCGTATTCCATCACACCGCTTATTAGCCATTTTAAGAGCTGAAAAAGAAGGTTTTATTCGTGTAAAAATTGCAATTGATGATGAAGCCGCTTTAAACAAAATGGAAGACCGTATTATACGTTCTAATAATGCTTGCTCAACTGAAATTGCTACAGCTATAAAAGATGCTTACAAGCGTTTATTGTTACCTGCATTAACTAATGAAGCACTTCAAAAAGCAAAAGATAAAGCAGACGAATCGGCTATACAGGTATTTGCAAAAAACTTAAAACAATTGCTTTTAGGTTCGCCTTTAGGACAAAAACGGGTATTAGCCATAGACCCGGGTTTTAGAACCGGTTGTAAAATTGTGTGTTTAGATGCTCAAGGTGATTTAAAATATAACGAAACCATTTATCCGCATCCGCCTAAAAACGATGCCGCTGGAGCTATAAAGAAAATCAGCACTATGGTTGAAGCCTATAAAATTGAAGCCATTGCGATTGGGAACGGAACAGCTTCTAGAGAAACAGAAACCTTAATTCGTCGTATTCATTTTAAAACCGATATTCAAGTGTTTGTAGTTAGCGAAGCTGGAGCCTCTATCTATTCCGCTTCTAAAATTGCACGAGACGAATTTCCAAATTACGATGTCACGGTAAGAGGTTCGGTTTCTATTGGTAGGCGTTTACAAGACCCTTTAGCCGAACTCGTTAAAATTGATGCTAAATCTATTGGTGTAGGGCAATATCAGCACGATGTCGACCAATCTAAACTAAAAAGTAGTTTAGATTTAGTGGTTGAAAACTGTGTGAATTCAGTTGGAGTAAATGTCAATACAGCAAGTACGTCCCTATTGAGTTATGTTTCAGGAATCGGACCAAAATTAGCCGAAAATATCGTGAATTATAGGACGGAACACGGTGCATTTTCAACACGAACAGCCATTAAAAAAGTACCGCGCTTAGGCGACAAAGCATTTGAACAAGGTGCTGGGTTTTTAAGAATTAAAGATGCTAAAAACCCGTTAGACGATTCTGCTGTACATCCAGAACGCTATGCTTTAATTCAGAACATGGCAAAAGATTCTGGTAAAAGCATTTCAGAATTAATTGGGAACTCGGCATTACTTCAAAAAATTAATCTTAAAAAATACTGTTCTGAAACTGTTGGTTTACCAACCTTACAAGACATTATTAAAGAATTAGAAAAACCTGGACTAGACATCAGGCAACAAGCCAAAGTCTTTACGTTTAATCAAGATATTAAAACCATTGCCGATGTAAGCGAAGGGCAATTACTTCCTGGAATTGTAAATAACATTACCAATTTCGGATGTTTTGTAGACATCGGAATTAAAGAAAGTGGCTTGATTCATATTTCGAATTTAGCCGATGCCTTTGTGAGCGATGTGAGTGAGCATGTTAGTTTGCATCAGCAAATTATAGTCAAGGTTCTAGAGGTTGATGTTTCAAGAAAACGCATACAATTAAAGCTTCATAAATAG
- a CDS encoding copper resistance protein NlpE N-terminal domain-containing protein, which yields MMKKILPIVMIAVLIVSCKSNKETSVNGDNSMTSLDWNGTYVGTTPCADCEGIKTVISLNDDLTFTKKTQYLGKSTDVYTENGSFSWNKAGNTVSLKTDEASQDYFVGEHTLTHLDLSGKKITGDLADKYILKQQGVDTLKNLPWKLVELRGKSIENAPKQPYLILGTADNRVSGNTSCNGFGGEFELLEGNRIKFSKMMHTMMACPNMAIENEFMQVLEVADNYSVVNGVLNLNKGRMATMAKFEVDYFVN from the coding sequence ATGATGAAAAAAATATTACCAATAGTAATGATTGCGGTTCTAATTGTAAGTTGTAAAAGCAACAAAGAAACGTCTGTTAACGGGGATAATAGTATGACGAGTTTAGATTGGAATGGTACGTATGTAGGAACAACACCATGTGCAGATTGCGAAGGTATTAAAACCGTAATTTCCCTAAACGACGATTTAACCTTTACGAAGAAAACGCAGTATCTAGGTAAATCGACAGATGTTTACACCGAAAACGGTTCCTTTTCTTGGAATAAAGCGGGAAATACGGTGTCTTTAAAAACGGACGAAGCATCTCAGGATTATTTTGTTGGAGAACATACGCTTACACATTTAGATTTGAGTGGAAAGAAAATCACCGGAGATTTAGCCGATAAATACATTTTAAAACAACAAGGCGTAGACACTTTAAAAAACTTGCCTTGGAAGTTAGTTGAACTTAGAGGTAAATCTATTGAAAATGCACCTAAACAACCTTATTTAATATTGGGCACAGCAGACAATCGTGTTAGCGGAAACACAAGCTGTAATGGTTTTGGAGGCGAGTTCGAACTGTTAGAAGGTAACAGAATTAAATTCTCTAAAATGATGCACACCATGATGGCTTGTCCAAATATGGCTATTGAAAATGAATTTATGCAAGTTCTAGAAGTGGCAGATAATTACTCTGTAGTAAATGGCGTTCTAAATTTAAACAAAGGTCGTATGGCGACTATGGCAAAATTTGAAGTTGACTATTTTGTGAACTAA